One window of Felis catus isolate Fca126 chromosome D4, F.catus_Fca126_mat1.0, whole genome shotgun sequence genomic DNA carries:
- the LOC101095289 gene encoding olfactory receptor 13J1: MELVNRTEISEFFLKGFSGYPALEHLLFPLCSAMYLVTLLGNTAIVAVSVLDVRLHTPMYFFLGNLSILDICYTSTFVPLMLVHLLSAQKTISFIGCAVQMCLSLSAGSTECLLLAIMAYDRYLAICRPLRYPVLMSHRLCFFLAGTAWGLCLFKSVTETVIAMRLPFCGRQVVSHFTCEILAVLKLACGDTSVSEVFLLVGAILLLPVPLAFICLSYILILATILRVPSAAGRRKAFSTCSAHLAVVMLFYGTVIFTYMKPKSKKARISDEVFTVLYAVVTPMLNPVIYSLRNTEVKEAARKLWGRSWTSK; the protein is encoded by the coding sequence ATGGAGCTGGTCAATAGGACAGAGATCTCTGAGTTCTTTCTGAAAGGATTTTCTGGCTACCCGGCCCTGGAGCACCTGCTCTTCCCTCTGTGCTCAGCCATGTACCTGGTGACCCTGCTGGGAAACACTGCCATCGTGGCAGTGAGTGTCTTAGATGTCCGCCTGCAcacacccatgtacttcttcctgggcAACCTCTCCATCCTGGACATCTGCTACACGTCCACCTTTGTGCCTCTGATGCTGGTCCACCTCCTGTCAGCTCAGAAGACCATCTCCTTTATTGGCTGTGCAGTCCAGATGTGTCTGAGCCTGTCCGCAGGCTCCACAGAGTGTCTACTGCTCGCTATCATGGCCTACGATCGCTACCTGGCCATTTGCCGGCCACTCAGGTACCCCGTGCTCATGAGCCACCGGCTCTGCTTCTTCCTGGCGGGAACCGCCTGgggcctctgcctcttcaagtCGGTGACTGAGACGGTCATTGCCATGAGGTTGCCCTTCTGTGGCCGCCAAGTGGTTAGTCACTTCACCTGTGAGATCCTGGCAGTGCTGAAGCTGGCATGCGGCGACACGTCAGTCAGTGAAGTCTTCCTGCTGGTGGGCGCCATTCTGCTGCTGCCTGTACCCCTGGCATTCATCTGCCTGTCCTACATACTTATTCTGGCCACCATCCTGAGGGTGCCTTCAGCCGCTGGGCGCCGCaaagccttctccacctgctcGGCACATCTGGCTGTGGTGATGCTTTTCTATGGCACCGTAATATTCACGTACATGAAACCCAAGAGCAAGAAGGCACGCATCTCTGACGAGGTCTTCACGGTCCTCTATGCCGTGGTCACGCCCATGCTGAACCCTGTCATCTACAGCTTGAGGAACACGGAAGTGAAGGAGGCTGCCAGGAAACTGTGGGGTAGAAGTTGGACCTCCAAGTGA
- the LOC101088278 gene encoding olfactory receptor 13C7-like: protein MANQTAVTEYILLGLHEHPNLEMVLFVLCLGIYSMNVLGNSLLIGLNMLDPRLHSPMYFFLSNLSLMDICGTSSFVPLMLTNFLEAQRTISFLGCALQMYLTLALGSTECLLLAVMAYDRYVAICQPLRYTEIMSRWTCLWMAVLSWGTGFANSLLQSLLAWSLPFCGHNIINHFFCEILAVLKLSCGDISLNALLLIMATAVLTLAPLLLICLSYILILAAILRVPSAAGRCKAFSTCSAHLTVVVVFYGTISFMYFKSKAEDPNLDKIIALFYGVVTPSLNPIIYSLRNAEVKSAVLALLWGDLLSRKLSHLPCCSSTVSRKTARSVMVMTSNRSG from the coding sequence ATGGCAAACCAGACGGCTGTGACAGAATACATCTTGCTGGGGCTACACGAGCACCCTAACCTAGAGATGGTCCTGTTTGTGCTCTGCCTGGGCATCTACTCCATGAATGTGCTGGGGAACTCCCTCCTCATCGGCCTAAACATGCTGGACCCCCGCCTGCACAGCCCCATGTACTTCTTTCTCAGCAACCTCTCCCTCATGGACATCTGTGGCACATCCTCCTTTGTGCCTCTCATGCTGACCAACTTCCTGGAAGCCCAAAGGACCATCTCCTTCCTTGGTTGTGCCCTGCAGATGTACCTGACCCTGGCGCTGGGCTCCACGGAGTGCCTGCTCCTGGCTGTGATGGCATATGACCGTTATGTGGCTATCTGCCAGCCGCTTAGGTACACAGAGATCATGAGTAGGTGGACGTGCCTGTGGATGGCAGTGCTGAGCTGGGGGACAGGTTTTGCCAATTCACTGCTGCAGTCCCTTCTCGCCTGGAGCCTCCCCTTCTGTGGCCACAATATCATCAATCACTTCTTCTGTGAGATCTTGGCAGTGCTGAAACTGTCCTGTGGGGACATCTCTCTCAATGCACTGCTATTAATCATGGCCACGGCTGTCCTGACGCTGGCCCCACTCCTCCTCATCTGCCTGTCCTACATTCTCATCCTTGCTGCCATCCTTAGGGTGCCCTCTGCCGCAGGCCGGTGCaaagccttctccacctgctctGCCCACCTCACAGTTGTGGTGGTTTTCTACGGGACCATCTCCTTCATGTACTTCAAGTCCAAGGCCGAGGACCCCAACCTGGATAAGATTATTGCATTGTTCTATGGGGTCGTGACGCCCTCACTAAACCCCAtcatctacagcctgaggaaTGCAGAGGTGAAATCTGCTGTCCTAGCCCTGCTCTGGGGAGACCTGCTCTCCAGGAAATTGTCCCACCTTCCCTGTTGCTCTTCAACTGTGTCACGCAAGACAGCTAGGTCCGTCATGGTAATGACTTCAAATCGCAGTGGCTGA